The following proteins come from a genomic window of Vallitalea longa:
- a CDS encoding N-acetylglucosamine kinase — protein sequence MYLVGIDGGGTKTKCVIGDQKGNILSEGYGGNANYQICGEKVAKDSIVSALQEAMNKINISLDDIEYSVLGLAGADDDMDYKILNKICKSIFMNVPFEVFNDCFIGLRSGSQDNWGVISICGTGAAYAGRSRDGEEVILRNMDYMLGNKGGGSELVEHALHYAFRSNENTGDKTILENTIPKLFQVKDMSDVYNHIRTKGLTEEQLFNIPIDLFDAADMRDRVAQNIVINMGITAGEYTNAVIRKLGFQDKKVPVILIGSVFKTRNPLLLTAYSLSVYKEASKADIIIPDIDPVMGAYYLAVDKKKGIVI from the coding sequence ATGTATTTAGTTGGTATTGATGGGGGAGGAACTAAAACAAAATGTGTAATAGGAGATCAAAAAGGTAATATTTTATCTGAAGGATATGGAGGTAATGCCAATTATCAAATCTGTGGTGAAAAGGTAGCAAAAGATTCTATAGTTAGTGCATTACAAGAAGCTATGAATAAAATAAATATTTCTCTTGATGACATTGAATATAGTGTTTTAGGTCTAGCTGGCGCTGATGATGATATGGATTATAAAATATTGAACAAAATATGTAAATCAATCTTTATGAATGTACCTTTTGAAGTTTTTAATGATTGTTTTATAGGATTACGTTCAGGTAGTCAGGATAATTGGGGAGTTATAAGCATTTGCGGAACAGGAGCTGCTTATGCAGGACGTTCTAGAGATGGAGAAGAGGTTATACTTAGGAATATGGATTATATGCTAGGTAACAAGGGAGGAGGTTCAGAATTAGTTGAACATGCGCTTCATTATGCATTTCGTTCCAATGAAAATACTGGAGACAAAACTATATTAGAAAATACTATACCAAAACTTTTTCAAGTTAAGGATATGTCAGATGTCTATAATCATATAAGGACTAAAGGTTTAACTGAAGAACAGCTTTTTAACATACCTATTGATTTGTTTGATGCAGCTGATATGAGAGATAGAGTCGCTCAGAATATAGTAATCAATATGGGAATAACAGCAGGAGAGTATACCAATGCAGTTATAAGGAAGTTAGGTTTTCAGGACAAAAAGGTACCTGTTATATTGATAGGAAGTGTTTTCAAGACTAGAAATCCTTTGTTACTTACAGCCTATTCACTTTCTGTGTATAAGGAGGCAAGTAAGGCTGACATTATTATACCTGATATCGATCCTGTGATGGGTGCTTATTATTTAGCTGTTGATAAGAAGAAAGGTATAGTAATTTGA